The genomic window CATCCCACATCTCCATCCCCACCGCGAAGACGGCGAACCGCCGGTCGAGCAGCTCGGCCTGAAACCGCTCGAGAAAGGCCACGGCCTCGGGGAGCCACCTCCCCCGATAGATCGGCGCGCCCACGATCACGCCGTCGAAAGGCCGAACGTCATCGACCCGATCGACGGGGCTGACGACGATGTCGGCACCCAGGGCCTCGAGCGTCCGGGCAACCTCCTCCGCGATCGATTTCGTCGAGCCGTACCGGGTCACGTACGTCACGAGGACTTGGGGCCGCATGTCCCACCTGCTGGCATTCAGGTAGTTCTGAAATGCGCCAGTGCAACGTATCGCTCGTCACGACAGCGTGTGGTGACGCACGTCCTGGAGCTGCCGGCAGCTCTGGGCGGAAGGCCGGATGCGCGATGGAGATGAGGGCCTCGCCCTGCTCGCGCAGCGTGCGACCGTGCAGGTTCACCGCGCCGCGCTCGGTCACTGACCGGTTGATCGCGGAGACCGTCGAGCGCTGCCGGATGACGTCCGGGGCGTTGGTGCGCTCGCCACCGTGGACTCCACCGCGGGGTTGTCGTCCACGAATGCGGAGAGCCGCGGACCGCCGTTCTCCTGCCGCTCAACTTCGAACCACGGCGACAGGGCAATGCGCGTGGTGCACGGTCTGCTGGCTGACGGAGCCCATGAGGAGGCTCGCGAATCCGCCGAGTCCCCTGTTCCCCACGACCACGAGGATCGCGTCGCGTGACTGGTCCAGGATGGCTTTCACGGGCTGGTCCATGACCACGCGTCCCTCGACCTTCAGCGACGGGTGGAGGTGACGTGCCTTGGAAATGGCCCGGTCCACGTTCTGACAAGCAAGCTCTTCGAAGGCCGTGATGAGCGATGGATTGACGGCGGGCGTGGCCCCGGCGTGCATTCCGATGGGCAGTCCCCAGGCGCTCACCACCCGCAGGTTCGCCCCCCGGAACTCCGCTTCCTGGGCTGCGAACTCGAGCGCCTTGTCCGCGTACGACGAGCCGTCGACGCCCACGACCACTGTCGCCATTGCGGCCTCCCGCTCGAATGCTCGGTGCGTCAGTGCCGGGACTGGCTGGTGGAGCGCGGCCACCGGGCGGTGCGCCGGGTCGCCTTGGGTGCACGGCCCGTCGCGGGCCGCTCTCCGTGCGAGTGAATCCACTGAAGAAGGTCGGTGGTCGTGAGGATGCCCACCAGCTCCTTCTTGTCGACGACGGGTAGGCACCCGATGGAGCGGCCCTTGAGAAGCAGCGCCGCCTTCTCGAGCGGCATGGTGGGGTTCGCCGTCACCACCTTGCCCGTCATCAAGTCCTCGACCGTCATGCGCTGCCTGCCGGAGGCGCCGACCTCACGAAGATCCTGATCCGAGAGCACACCCACCACCCGGCCACGCTCGGTGACAACCAGGTGGTGAAAGCGGCCGTTCTTGAGCCGCCGCCAGGCCTGCTCCGCCAAGGCTCCGGGTGAGATCGTCTCGGCAAGCGGGGTCATCAGTTCGCGGATCCGCATGGTTCTCCCGGTTCACGCCGCGCAGCTGTCCTTGGACCCTTCACCGGCGCGCGGGCGTGGTCTCTTGAAAATGCGCAGCGTCCAGGAGGGGGCCAAGCCCCGCCTGCCAAGGCCGTGGCAGCGAGCCGGCACGGTCCGCGCAGCGTGGTGAAGGGAACGCGGGTGGCTGGCGTCGCGACGTCCACCACGCGATGGGCCTGGCCCCGGAGGTCACGATGGAAACCATTGTCGTCGGCGTGGACGGCTCAGAATGCGCGCACCGGGCACTGCTCTTCGCAGCCGAGGAGGCCGTGTTCCGCCAAGCGGCACTTCGCGTGGTCTGCGCCTGGACGCTGCCGGTCAGCGTGAACGTCGCGGGGGGCCTGGGGCCGCTCGATTCTTCGGTGGTGACCGCATTCCGTGACGCGGCCCGCAAGACGGTCGACGAAGCGGTGGCCGAGGTGCGCCGCAGACAGCCTCACCTCGAAGTCGTGGGACGTGTGGTGAACGATCAACCCGCCAAGGCGATCATCGACCAGGCGCGGGGAGCGACCCTCGCGGTGGTGGGAAGCCGCGGACGCGGCGGGTTCGCCAGCTTGCTCTTGGGTTCCGTGAGTCGGGAAACCGTGGAGCACGCGCCCTGCCCGGTCGTCGTCATCCGTGGGTCAGGGCACGCTTGATCCGCCAGACGCCAAGGGAGCTTCGCGCCCGAGAGCGAGAGCACACGACCTAGTGTGCCGTGGCGCCTGCCACGGGCGGCGGCCTGCGCTCCTCCAGCGCGTCGAGGCGCTCGATGATCGCCGCGTACTGCATCAGGTGGCGCACCCCCAGAAAGCGCTCCACCACCCGCTCATGCCCGCGCTTGCCCATCTGCGCGGCGAGCTCCGGGTTGCCGAGCAGCTGGAGCAGGGCCTTGCCAAAGCCCATCAGGTCGTGCGGATCGCGCAAGAGCAGGCCGCTCACGCCGTCGTCGATCTGATCCACGATGCCGCCGATGGCGCTGGCCACCACCGGGCGCGACTTCCACATCGCCTCGGTGACGGTGAGCCCGAAGCCTTCGCGGATGCTCTTCTGCACCACCACGCGGGCGTGACGCTGCAGCGCGTTCACGATGGCGGCGTTCTCCTCCACGTCGTGCATGGGCAGGTTGGCGAGGTGCACCCGGCCGCGGTGGGCGTCCCGGAGCCCTCGCCAGCCCTCGACCACGGCGTCGAACACCTTTGGCCCTTCGGGGTCGTCGGCCACCGCGTTCACGTGCGGCCCCGCCACGATGAGGTGCACGTCGGGCGGCGCGCCCTCGTCCAGGATCTGCGCAAAGCCGCGCACCACGCCCAGCGGATCCTTGAGCTCGTCCCAGCGCGACACCTGCACCACGAGCGGAGCGTCCCAGGGTGGAGGCGAGCCGTGGGAGAGGACGTCGGCGCAGCGTTCGAGGGGCGCGGTCGTGCCGTCATCGCGATGGAAGAGCGGTGCGGGCTGGGCGCCCGCGGTCTGCACCAGTCCCACGTGGGCCAGGATGCTGCGGATGTCGGCCTCGGGCATCTCGTAGTTCTTGGCCGAGAAGGGATCGATGGACGGCACGATCACGTCCACCTGCGCCTCCAGCCAGGCCGGCACGTACGCCGCGCGCGAGAACACGGCCGAGTGCACGCCGCGCAGGTATGGCTCCAGGAACGCCCAGCCCAGCTCGGTCTGCGCGTTGTGCTTTTCGGTGCCCACGTGCGAGCGCCAGATCACCCGCGCCCCCTCGCGCTGCAGCACCGGCACCAGCCCTGCCGTCTGGGGATCGTGGAGCAAGACGACGTCGCGCGGGTTGATGCGCTCGAGGAGGTCTCGGGTGTTCTCGGCCAACGTGGCTTCGTAGATGGCGCGCTCGTCGAGCCCGAGCGGCGTGCCATCGCCCGACTCGCCGTGCAGCGCGTTGTGCAGCCGCTTGGTGATGTGGAAGAACTCGGGGCCGCCGCGGATCACCAGCCAGCGCACGTCGACGCCGGTGGAGCGCGCATAGGCGAGCAGCGAGCGCAGCATCTCCGCCACGCCTCCGCCGGCCGCGGTGCTGTTCACGTTCCAGATGGTGCGGTCGCGCGCGGTCTCGCGCAGGTAGCGCGCGTGCTCCTGGGCCTCGGCCACGCGCGCCGCCCCCACGATGGGCACGAAGCGCTCCAGCGGCGCCGGCTGGATGGGCACCTCGAGCACGGACTCCATGCGGAAAGCTGGAGGCGGCGCGCGCCCGGGCCAAGCAGCGCCCGCGCGACCATGCGCTCGCTGGGACGGCTTCTGTGCTCAGATGCGCGCATGGCGCGGCTCACCGCAGTCTTCGTGGCGCTCGTCCGGCGCTTCCTGCCCGACCCGTTCGTCTACGCGGCGCTGCTCACCTTCGTGGCCCTGCTGGGCGCGCTCCTCGCCGGCCCGGCCTCCGGCGCGACGGTGCCCGCGAGCTGGCCCGAGGCCTGCCTGGTCGCCTGGTTCGCGGGCGCGTTCAAGATCCTCGAGTTCGCCATGCAGATGGCGCTGATGCTGGTGGCCGGGCACGCGCTCGCGGAGGCACCGGTCGTTCACCGCGGGCTCGAGGCGCTGGCGTCGCGCGCCAGGAACCCGCAGGCGGCGCTCGCGGTGACGGTGCTCGTGTCGCTGTTCGCCTGCTGGCTGAACTGGGGCTTCGGGCTCGTCGTGGCGGCGCTGCTCGCGCGGGAGATGGCGCGGAACGTGGCCGGCCTCGACTTCGCGCTCGTGGTCGCCGCGGCGTACTCGGGGTTCTCGGTCTGGGCGAGCGGGCTCTCGAGCTCGATCGCGCTCACCTCGGCCACGCACGGGCACGCGCTGAACTTCATCGAGAAGCAGACCGGCCACGTGGCGCCGCTCTCGAGCACGCTCTTCGCGCCCTTCAACCTGGTGCCGGTGCTCGTCTGCGCGGTCGCCCTGCCGCTGATCTTCTTCCTCCAGAAGCCTGCAGCCGAGGCGGTGAGTGCGCAGGAAGCGCTGAAGGCACCGGACGTCATCGAGGCGGTGCCTGCGGCCCCGGAGGGTCTGGCCGGCACGCTGGAAAAGCTCCCGCTGACGACGGCGCTGGCGCTGGTGGTGTTCGCGTACCTCGGCGTGCGGCTCGCGCGCGGACAGCTCTCGCCGGATCTGAACACGGTGATCGCGCTCTTCCTCGCGCTGGGGATGCTCCTGCAGCCGCGCGCGCTGGCGTACGTGCGCGCGTGGAACAAGGCGGCGAAGAGCGTGGGGCCGCTCTTGCTGCAGTACCCGCTCTACGGCGGGATCATGGGGCTCATCTCGGCGTCGTCGCTGGTGGAGCGGCTCGCGCACGCGACGGCGGCCGTGTCCACGCGGCACAGCTTCGCGCTGCTGGTCTTCCTCTCGAGCAACGTGGTGAGCCTCTTCGTGCCCTCGGGTGGCGGGCACTGGGCGGTGCAGGGGCCGATCGTGTTGCCCGCGGCGGCGCAGCTCGGGGTCTCACCCGCAGCGACGGCGATGGCCGTGGCCATGGGCGAGCAGACGGCGAACATGATCCAGCCCTTCTGGGCGCTGCCGATCCTGGCGATCGCCGGCCTCGGCGTGCGCGACGTGATGGGCTACTGCGTGCTCACGTTCCTGGTGACGCTCAGCGTGTTCGGGCTCTCGCTGGTGATCTTCACTTAGCGCTGCACGTCGGCCGCGCCGAATCGTTGGGCTGCAGCGTGACCTCGCACGAGCAATCGATGAGATACGGCTCGTGCACCTCGCGCAGCGCATAGCCTCGGAGCTGCAGCTTCGAATTCTCGATGCAAGCCAGGCCCGCGTTCGGGGCACCGCGGAGCTCGAGTCCATCGATGCGCAGCTCCGCCTGGTGCTCCAACGCCAGCCCCGCGAGCCCGGCTTGCTCGATGACCACGTCTTCCATCCGTCCCGAGCCGAGCTGCGCCTCGATCGCAGGGCCCTCGCAGCGCCGCGCGAGCAGATCCTGTCCGTCGACGGTGGACGCATAGAGGAACAGCGCGTTGCCGAAGTCGTCGTGATCCGCGCGCACGTCATCGACGACGAGGTTGCGGAAGTGCACCTTGGCGCCGCGCGCCATCACCGCGACCGTGCCCGGACGCCGGATGCGCACGTCGTCGAGCTCGGCATCGCCGCCGACGAGCATCAGCGCGGCGTCGCGGCTCGGACCGACGGCAGCGAGGTCGTGCGCCACCACGTGGGCCTCCGTCGATGCGACCACCGCGCGCTTGCAGCCCGACGCAATCGCGCCGGTGAGCGTCACCTTGGCGCCCTCGCGAACTTCAACGGCCACGTCGCATCCGGTGAAGACCGGCTCGCCCAGCTCGAGCGTCCCCGCGGATGCGAACGTGCACGAGCCGCGCAGATCGTCGAAGCGCGCATCCTTCAGCGAGACCTTCGAACCGATCGCGTGCACGCCCGTCACCGGGCCCTGGATCTCCAGATCTTCGCCGGTCAGCGTGCCGTCCTTCAGCTCGACTGCGCGACGAAAT from Deltaproteobacteria bacterium includes these protein-coding regions:
- a CDS encoding universal stress protein, which gives rise to MVVGVDGSSYADKALEFAAQEAEFRGANLRVVSAWGLPIGMHAGATPAVNPSLITAFEELACQNVDRAISKARHLHPSLKVEGRVVMDQPVKAILDQSRDAILVVVGNRGLGGFASLLMGSVSQQTVHHAHCPVAVVRS
- a CDS encoding CBS domain-containing protein: MRIRELMTPLAETISPGALAEQAWRRLKNGRFHHLVVTERGRVVGVLSDQDLREVGASGRQRMTVEDLMTGKVVTANPTMPLEKAALLLKGRSIGCLPVVDKKELVGILTTTDLLQWIHSHGERPATGRAPKATRRTARWPRSTSQSRH
- a CDS encoding universal stress protein, which produces METIVVGVDGSECAHRALLFAAEEAVFRQAALRVVCAWTLPVSVNVAGGLGPLDSSVVTAFRDAARKTVDEAVAEVRRRQPHLEVVGRVVNDQPAKAIIDQARGATLAVVGSRGRGGFASLLLGSVSRETVEHAPCPVVVIRGSGHA
- a CDS encoding glycosyltransferase yields the protein MESVLEVPIQPAPLERFVPIVGAARVAEAQEHARYLRETARDRTIWNVNSTAAGGGVAEMLRSLLAYARSTGVDVRWLVIRGGPEFFHITKRLHNALHGESGDGTPLGLDERAIYEATLAENTRDLLERINPRDVVLLHDPQTAGLVPVLQREGARVIWRSHVGTEKHNAQTELGWAFLEPYLRGVHSAVFSRAAYVPAWLEAQVDVIVPSIDPFSAKNYEMPEADIRSILAHVGLVQTAGAQPAPLFHRDDGTTAPLERCADVLSHGSPPPWDAPLVVQVSRWDELKDPLGVVRGFAQILDEGAPPDVHLIVAGPHVNAVADDPEGPKVFDAVVEGWRGLRDAHRGRVHLANLPMHDVEENAAIVNALQRHARVVVQKSIREGFGLTVTEAMWKSRPVVASAIGGIVDQIDDGVSGLLLRDPHDLMGFGKALLQLLGNPELAAQMGKRGHERVVERFLGVRHLMQYAAIIERLDALEERRPPPVAGATAH
- a CDS encoding short-chain fatty acid transporter, translating into MARLTAVFVALVRRFLPDPFVYAALLTFVALLGALLAGPASGATVPASWPEACLVAWFAGAFKILEFAMQMALMLVAGHALAEAPVVHRGLEALASRARNPQAALAVTVLVSLFACWLNWGFGLVVAALLAREMARNVAGLDFALVVAAAYSGFSVWASGLSSSIALTSATHGHALNFIEKQTGHVAPLSSTLFAPFNLVPVLVCAVALPLIFFLQKPAAEAVSAQEALKAPDVIEAVPAAPEGLAGTLEKLPLTTALALVVFAYLGVRLARGQLSPDLNTVIALFLALGMLLQPRALAYVRAWNKAAKSVGPLLLQYPLYGGIMGLISASSLVERLAHATAAVSTRHSFALLVFLSSNVVSLFVPSGGGHWAVQGPIVLPAAAQLGVSPAATAMAVAMGEQTANMIQPFWALPILAIAGLGVRDVMGYCVLTFLVTLSVFGLSLVIFT